A stretch of Nonomuraea africana DNA encodes these proteins:
- a CDS encoding SDR family NAD(P)-dependent oxidoreductase: protein MPTALITGATAGIGAAFARRLAADGFSLVLVSRDESRLAETAGRLKLRYGVAVETLPADLATDDGLEVVESRLRDGVDLLVNNAGFGHQGRFLEVPVEDELRMLKLHCEAVLRLTLAVLPGMRARGRGAVVNVASVAAFFTRGTYSASKAWVVNFSESTAAELGNPRIRVMALCPGFVRTEFHERAAMDVSGIPDFLWLKADDVVNAAMRDLALGRRVCVPDLRYKAIVAVGKLIPRSLTQQVSARIGRE, encoded by the coding sequence ATGCCTACCGCACTGATCACGGGCGCGACCGCCGGCATCGGCGCGGCGTTCGCCCGCCGCCTGGCCGCCGACGGCTTCTCGCTGGTCCTCGTCTCGCGCGACGAGTCCAGGCTCGCCGAGACGGCCGGCCGGCTCAAGCTGAGGTACGGCGTCGCCGTCGAGACCCTCCCCGCCGACCTCGCCACCGACGACGGGCTCGAGGTCGTGGAGTCTCGGCTGCGCGACGGCGTCGACCTCCTGGTCAACAACGCCGGCTTCGGCCATCAGGGCCGCTTCCTCGAGGTCCCGGTCGAGGACGAGCTGCGCATGCTCAAGCTGCACTGCGAGGCCGTGCTCAGGCTCACGCTGGCCGTCCTGCCCGGGATGCGCGCCCGCGGCAGGGGCGCGGTCGTCAACGTGGCGTCGGTGGCGGCGTTCTTCACCCGCGGCACCTATAGCGCCTCCAAGGCCTGGGTGGTCAATTTCAGCGAGTCGACGGCCGCCGAGCTGGGCAACCCGCGCATCCGCGTCATGGCGCTGTGCCCCGGCTTCGTGCGCACCGAGTTCCACGAGCGGGCCGCCATGGACGTCTCCGGCATTCCCGACTTCCTCTGGCTCAAGGCCGACGACGTGGTCAACGCCGCGATGCGCGACCTCGCGCTCGGCAGGCGGGTCTGCGTGCCCGACCTCCGTTACAAGGCGATCGTCGCCGTCGGGAAGCTCATCCCGCGGAGCCTGACCCAGCAGGTCTCCGCGCGCATCGGCCGCGAGTGA
- a CDS encoding flavodoxin family protein, which produces MSRVLIVHHTASPATHELLQKTREGAATDEIEGVEVVTRAALQATAADVFAADAIILGTPANIGYMSGALKHFFDTIYYPCLEETRRLPYGLYVHGNNDATGAVRAVESITGGLGWRPVTAPVVVIGAVTKADLEACWELGATVAATVSP; this is translated from the coding sequence GTGAGCAGGGTGCTGATCGTGCACCACACCGCCTCACCCGCCACCCACGAGCTGCTGCAGAAGACGCGCGAGGGCGCCGCCACCGACGAGATCGAGGGCGTCGAGGTCGTGACGAGGGCCGCGCTCCAGGCCACCGCCGCCGACGTGTTCGCCGCCGACGCGATCATCCTCGGCACCCCCGCCAACATCGGCTACATGAGCGGGGCGCTCAAGCACTTCTTCGACACGATCTACTACCCGTGCCTGGAGGAGACGCGGCGGCTGCCGTACGGGCTGTACGTGCACGGCAACAACGACGCCACGGGCGCGGTGCGCGCGGTCGAGTCGATCACGGGCGGGCTCGGCTGGCGGCCGGTGACGGCGCCGGTCGTGGTGATCGGCGCCGTCACCAAGGCGGACCTCGAGGCGTGCTGGGAGCTGGGAGCGACGGTGGCGGCGACGGTCAGCCCATGA
- a CDS encoding pyridoxamine 5'-phosphate oxidase family protein: MSSRFAQIAFTPGVQRHQLAHGSDRAYRRMTEGARGADRLGADERLFIGERDSFYLATVGETGWPYIQHRGGPPGFLRVLDEHTLGFADFRGNRQYITRGNLDHDDRVSLFLMDYVNKGRLKLFGRARVVEDDPDLIGRLAVDGYPGKVERAVLIDVEGFDWNCSQHIPELYPRDLVERALGSARDRIAALERENARLRGRQAVT; this comes from the coding sequence ATGAGCAGTCGGTTCGCACAGATCGCGTTCACCCCCGGCGTCCAGCGGCACCAGCTGGCCCACGGCAGCGACCGCGCCTATCGCAGGATGACGGAGGGCGCGCGGGGCGCCGACCGGCTCGGCGCCGACGAGCGGCTGTTCATCGGCGAGCGCGACAGCTTCTACCTGGCCACCGTCGGCGAGACCGGCTGGCCGTACATCCAGCACCGCGGCGGGCCGCCCGGGTTCCTGCGGGTGCTCGACGAGCACACGCTCGGCTTCGCCGACTTCCGCGGCAACCGGCAGTACATCACCCGCGGCAACCTGGACCACGACGACCGGGTCTCGCTGTTCCTGATGGACTACGTGAACAAGGGCAGGCTGAAGCTGTTCGGCAGGGCGCGCGTGGTGGAGGACGACCCCGACCTGATCGGACGGCTGGCCGTGGACGGCTACCCTGGCAAGGTGGAACGGGCCGTGCTGATCGACGTCGAGGGCTTCGACTGGAACTGCTCGCAGCACATCCCCGAGCTCTACCCCCGCGACCTCGTGGAGCGGGCGCTCGGGTCGGCCCGTGACCGCATCGCCGCGCTGGAGCGCGAGAACGCGCGACTTCGCGGCAGGCAGGCCGTGACGTGA
- a CDS encoding HAD family hydrolase, which produces MRPPVIFDLDGVLVDSEPVWEEVRRAFVAEHGGTWRADTQSRLMGMSTGEWSAYLAELGVRLTPQQIARGVVGQMAERYRHGVPLLPGAKEAVVRLAAGRPLGLASSSPRALIDVVLDATGLGTYFGATVSTEEVAYGKPAPDGYLEAASRLGVDPGGCVAVEDSSNGLRSAHAAGMRVIAVPHPVYPPAPDALALAAEIVKSLDDLTPDLVDSLTR; this is translated from the coding sequence ATGAGACCTCCGGTCATTTTCGACCTCGACGGCGTGCTCGTCGACTCCGAGCCGGTGTGGGAGGAGGTCCGCAGGGCCTTCGTCGCCGAGCACGGCGGCACCTGGCGGGCGGACACCCAGTCGCGGTTGATGGGCATGAGCACCGGCGAGTGGTCGGCCTACCTGGCCGAGCTCGGGGTACGGCTGACGCCTCAGCAGATCGCGCGCGGAGTGGTCGGGCAGATGGCCGAGCGCTATCGGCACGGCGTCCCGCTCCTGCCCGGCGCGAAGGAGGCGGTCGTACGGCTGGCGGCGGGCCGGCCGCTGGGCCTGGCCAGCTCCTCGCCCCGCGCGCTGATCGACGTGGTCCTGGACGCCACGGGCCTGGGCACGTACTTCGGCGCGACGGTCTCCACCGAGGAGGTGGCATACGGCAAGCCCGCCCCCGACGGCTACCTGGAGGCGGCCTCGCGCCTGGGCGTGGACCCGGGCGGATGCGTGGCGGTGGAGGACTCCAGCAACGGGCTGCGGTCGGCGCACGCGGCGGGGATGCGGGTGATCGCGGTCCCGCACCCCGTCTACCCGCCCGCTCCCGACGCCCTGGCGCTGGCCGCCGAGATCGTCAAGTCCCTGGACGACCTGACCCCCGACCTGGTGGACTCCCTGACCCGCTGA
- a CDS encoding phospholipase D family protein, with the protein MRLEDWFLTGEERGNPSTRLAAWTRGNLVRPLIHGATYFAELAACVDELGKDDLLLFADWRGDPDELLADEGRAVAKAMAAAARRGALVRGLIWRSHLDFLRFSSAENRHLGEEIEAAGGQALLDTRVRHGGSHHQKFVILRHDRDPGRDVAFVGGIDLCHSRRDDAAHLGDPQAAPMPGSYSERPPWHDVQVAIRGPAVAEVEKVFCERWEDPAPETRQPIRRLRDRVQRMADVPPLPEPGPPPDPVGPHAVQLLRTYPHLRRAYPFAPEGERSVARAYHKVLGRARSIVYLEDQYLWSTEVIEPFAEALEREPELRMIIVVPRHPDQDGWLAGPASLIGRSEALARLTRAGEGRVAVYDLENHRGTPVYVHAKVCVVDDVWAGVGSDNVNLRSWTFDSELSCAVIDEEADPRPPYGAAGYARRLRLALAAEHLDRDPGDVDDLCDPVAAFEAFAESAARLEAWHDGGRRGPRPPGRLRPHPQPELGRVRRALAMPLYRMVIDPDGRPPRLRRSKDF; encoded by the coding sequence GTGCGGCTCGAGGACTGGTTCCTCACCGGCGAAGAACGGGGCAACCCCTCGACCAGGCTCGCGGCATGGACGAGGGGAAACCTGGTGCGTCCGCTCATCCACGGCGCGACCTACTTCGCCGAGCTCGCCGCCTGTGTGGACGAGCTCGGCAAGGACGACCTGCTGCTGTTCGCCGACTGGCGCGGCGATCCCGACGAGCTGCTCGCCGACGAAGGACGGGCGGTGGCCAAGGCCATGGCCGCCGCCGCCCGCAGGGGCGCCCTGGTCAGAGGCCTGATCTGGCGTTCGCACCTCGACTTCCTGCGCTTCAGCTCCGCCGAGAACAGGCACCTGGGTGAGGAGATCGAGGCGGCGGGCGGTCAGGCCCTGCTCGACACCCGGGTACGGCACGGCGGCTCGCACCACCAGAAGTTCGTCATCCTGCGCCACGACCGCGATCCCGGCAGGGACGTGGCCTTCGTCGGCGGCATCGACCTGTGCCACAGCCGCCGCGACGACGCCGCCCATCTCGGCGATCCGCAGGCCGCGCCCATGCCGGGTTCGTACAGCGAGCGCCCGCCCTGGCACGACGTGCAGGTGGCCATTCGCGGCCCGGCGGTGGCCGAGGTGGAGAAGGTGTTCTGCGAGCGCTGGGAGGACCCCGCTCCCGAGACCCGTCAGCCGATCAGGCGGCTGCGCGACCGCGTGCAGCGGATGGCCGACGTGCCGCCGCTGCCCGAGCCGGGACCGCCGCCCGACCCCGTGGGCCCGCACGCCGTCCAGCTGCTGAGGACCTATCCGCACCTGCGCCGCGCCTATCCGTTCGCGCCGGAGGGCGAGCGGAGCGTGGCCAGGGCCTACCACAAGGTGCTGGGCCGGGCCCGGTCGATCGTCTACCTGGAGGACCAGTACCTGTGGTCCACGGAGGTGATCGAGCCGTTCGCCGAGGCGTTGGAGCGGGAGCCGGAGCTCCGCATGATCATCGTGGTGCCCCGCCACCCGGATCAGGACGGCTGGCTGGCCGGGCCTGCCAGCCTGATCGGCAGGTCCGAGGCGCTGGCCAGGCTGACGCGCGCCGGCGAGGGCCGGGTCGCGGTCTACGACCTGGAGAACCACCGCGGCACGCCGGTGTACGTGCACGCCAAGGTGTGCGTGGTGGACGACGTGTGGGCCGGCGTCGGCTCCGACAACGTCAACCTGCGCTCGTGGACGTTCGACTCCGAGCTGAGCTGCGCGGTGATCGACGAGGAGGCCGATCCGCGCCCGCCGTACGGTGCCGCCGGGTACGCCAGGCGGCTGAGGCTCGCGCTCGCCGCCGAGCACCTCGATCGCGACCCCGGCGACGTGGACGACCTGTGCGACCCCGTGGCCGCCTTCGAGGCGTTCGCCGAGTCGGCGGCCAGGCTGGAGGCCTGGCACGACGGCGGGCGCAGGGGGCCGCGCCCGCCGGGCCGGCTGCGCCCGCACCCGCAGCCGGAGCTCGGCCGCGTGCGCAGGGCGCTGGCCATGCCGTTGTACCGGATGGTGATCGACCCCGACGGGCGTCCGCCGCGGCTGCGCCGTTCGAAGGACTTCTGA
- a CDS encoding nuclear transport factor 2 family protein: MTDLATWMDAYIRAWHTNDPDDIAALFTEDAAYFTEPYAEPWRGRDTIVREWLARKDEDGPAAFEYEPVAVEGRTAAVKGVTTYPDRVFSNLWVIRLDGEGRCAEFIEYWMEHPA, translated from the coding sequence ATGACCGATCTCGCGACATGGATGGACGCCTACATCCGGGCGTGGCACACCAACGACCCCGACGACATCGCCGCCCTGTTCACCGAGGACGCCGCCTACTTCACCGAGCCCTACGCCGAGCCGTGGCGCGGACGTGACACGATCGTCCGCGAGTGGCTGGCGCGCAAGGACGAGGACGGCCCTGCGGCGTTCGAGTACGAACCCGTCGCCGTCGAGGGTCGGACGGCCGCCGTCAAGGGCGTCACGACCTATCCCGACCGGGTCTTCAGCAACCTGTGGGTGATCAGGCTGGACGGCGAGGGCCGCTGCGCCGAGTTCATCGAGTACTGGATGGAGCACCCCGCATGA
- a CDS encoding CGNR zinc finger domain-containing protein produces the protein MTTGPLLGEPLPIELANTAYAVRGRPREGLPSAEHLAAWLESVRSRLPLPLPSELVVTEADLASARELRASVRALAEAAVTGAAPPARALATLNERSRSAPRWRELRWDGRPVALTHAAAPPVAAALSAVAEAAVDLFAGPGLAALRACQGPGCVLFFVKDHPRREWCSAGCGSRARAARHYERAREGR, from the coding sequence ATGACGACCGGTCCCCTGCTGGGCGAGCCGCTGCCGATCGAGCTGGCCAACACCGCCTACGCCGTGCGCGGCCGGCCGCGCGAGGGCCTGCCGTCGGCCGAGCACCTGGCCGCCTGGCTGGAGAGCGTGCGGTCCAGGCTGCCCCTGCCGCTCCCGAGCGAGCTCGTCGTCACCGAGGCCGACCTGGCGAGCGCCCGCGAGCTGCGCGCGAGCGTCAGGGCGCTGGCCGAGGCGGCCGTCACCGGCGCCGCTCCCCCGGCCCGCGCTCTCGCCACGCTGAACGAGCGGTCGAGGTCGGCTCCCCGCTGGCGCGAGCTGCGCTGGGACGGCCGGCCCGTCGCGCTGACGCACGCCGCCGCGCCGCCCGTCGCCGCCGCGCTGTCGGCGGTCGCCGAGGCCGCGGTCGACCTGTTCGCGGGGCCCGGCCTGGCCGCCCTGCGGGCCTGCCAGGGGCCGGGGTGCGTGCTGTTCTTCGTGAAGGACCACCCGCGCCGCGAGTGGTGCTCGGCCGGCTGCGGCAGCAGGGCCCGCGCCGCCAGGCACTACGAGCGCGCGCGCGAAGGTCGCTGA
- a CDS encoding carboxymuconolactone decarboxylase family protein has protein sequence MNEPLNFAMTVEHLFAEVWSRDAISDRDRRLLLVGLLVGQGLDEAVEVQLETALRTGDLSAEELREAVVFLTHYAGWARGARLSALAENLIERVVMG, from the coding sequence ATGAACGAACCCCTCAACTTCGCCATGACCGTGGAGCACCTGTTCGCCGAGGTGTGGTCGCGCGACGCGATCAGCGACCGCGACCGCCGCCTGCTCCTCGTCGGGCTGCTGGTCGGCCAAGGACTCGACGAGGCGGTCGAGGTGCAACTGGAGACCGCGCTGCGCACCGGCGATCTGTCCGCGGAGGAGCTGAGGGAGGCGGTCGTCTTCCTCACGCACTACGCGGGCTGGGCCCGTGGCGCCAGGCTCAGCGCCCTTGCGGAGAACCTGATCGAGCGGGTGGTCATGGGCTGA
- a CDS encoding AAA family ATPase yields MTTTYQEGGLRAPGSGPVDPDTLTRKRMAFWDRIKILFVLSLAFLVLAWKEMADYAGIMPFDDALRRIGENHPWIFYLLGAEFVRQVHFFVSERSAGYHRFWSRGVFGGFERWTHRTFSDWTRFRLARLIKILFWVTLLALVLGAVLDTSPFLALFQAPALLFQALPYVAQLAFAFFFIIFQFVGLFWFLSRGGVETYYPDDIKTRFRDVWGQDHVVERVKENIVFLEQPDAIEAKGGYVPSGLLLWGPPGTGKTLMAEAVAGETGKPYVFVDPGAFVNMFMGIGILKVKALFRKLRKLALRYGGVIVFFDEADSLGRRGRLAGQAPPGQGFTADGCHGLNYLSEHSRSVLLTRPATGAEENRFFMGGGMNGGSGDMGTLQALLTELSGLKKPRGLFNRLVRRALGMRPKPPPKYRILVMMATNMPDALDEALLRPGRIDRIYKVGYPSKAGRVRTYQGYFAKVRHELTDEQIDKLATITPYATGATIKDLVNEALITTIRDGREVITWTDVLRAKRLKQLGPPEDVEYIERERHAVAVHEACHAVVAYRTRYHLEIDIATIEKGADYLGMVASIKPEDQFTRWKSEHEADIMVSLASLAGERMFFGDDNSSGVSGDLMSATYLVGLMESHWGMGTGIASLPALQELGIHAGKAMRGQQGLAQDPAPREGAVPEHLSERVEFNLVRLLEQTEELLREHRREVLCLAHALETHKTLNGEDVVAVLEGRPGPLVDGTIYRSAELLEELEEYHRDAARAHREHNRVERNLPGPVTVEAEVVPADVVHETGSSPVGAALVPGEESRPEFVPWAPDPALSAAPAPAVLNGPSGGAVQGAVHGAVHSAGNGYGAVQGGGTGFGTAEPPPARRSPATVWVVAGAVIVLVGLAVFGALAATGAVAGALSPGLLLVLFIIVVAIVVGIGVALLAVKSVRAAQRRAEQERDRANARAQLLAAAMDPETAMRLLGYDGQRGPDDRPLG; encoded by the coding sequence GTGACCACGACCTACCAAGAGGGCGGCCTGCGCGCTCCCGGCAGCGGCCCCGTCGATCCCGACACCCTGACCCGCAAGCGGATGGCCTTCTGGGACCGGATCAAGATCCTTTTTGTGCTGTCCCTCGCCTTCCTCGTGCTGGCGTGGAAGGAGATGGCCGACTACGCGGGCATCATGCCCTTCGACGACGCCCTGCGCCGGATCGGCGAGAACCATCCCTGGATCTTCTACCTGCTCGGCGCCGAGTTCGTCAGGCAGGTCCACTTCTTCGTCAGTGAGCGCTCGGCCGGCTACCACCGCTTCTGGAGCAGGGGGGTCTTCGGCGGTTTCGAGCGCTGGACGCACCGCACGTTCAGCGACTGGACGAGGTTCCGCCTGGCCAGGCTCATCAAGATCCTGTTCTGGGTCACGCTGCTCGCCCTCGTGCTGGGCGCGGTCCTCGACACCAGCCCGTTCCTGGCCCTCTTCCAGGCGCCCGCGCTGCTCTTCCAGGCGCTGCCGTACGTCGCCCAGCTGGCCTTCGCGTTCTTCTTCATCATCTTCCAGTTCGTCGGACTGTTCTGGTTCCTGTCGCGCGGCGGCGTGGAGACCTACTATCCCGACGACATCAAGACCCGCTTCCGCGACGTGTGGGGACAGGACCACGTGGTCGAGCGCGTCAAGGAGAACATCGTCTTCCTGGAGCAGCCCGACGCCATCGAGGCCAAGGGCGGTTACGTGCCCAGCGGCCTGCTGCTGTGGGGCCCGCCCGGAACGGGCAAGACGCTGATGGCCGAGGCCGTGGCGGGGGAGACCGGCAAGCCGTACGTCTTCGTCGACCCCGGCGCCTTCGTCAACATGTTCATGGGCATCGGCATCCTGAAGGTGAAGGCGCTTTTCAGGAAGTTGCGCAAGCTCGCGCTCCGCTACGGCGGCGTGATCGTCTTCTTCGACGAGGCCGACTCCCTCGGCCGCAGGGGCCGGCTCGCGGGACAGGCGCCTCCGGGGCAGGGCTTCACCGCCGACGGCTGCCACGGCCTGAACTACCTGTCCGAGCACTCCCGCTCGGTCCTGCTCACCAGGCCCGCGACCGGCGCCGAGGAGAACCGCTTCTTCATGGGCGGCGGCATGAACGGCGGCAGCGGCGACATGGGCACCCTGCAGGCGCTGCTCACCGAGCTGTCAGGGCTGAAGAAGCCGCGCGGCCTGTTCAACAGGCTCGTCCGGCGCGCGCTCGGCATGCGGCCCAAGCCGCCGCCCAAGTACCGCATCCTCGTCATGATGGCGACCAACATGCCCGACGCCCTCGACGAGGCGTTGCTGCGGCCCGGCCGCATCGACCGCATCTACAAGGTCGGCTACCCGTCCAAGGCGGGCAGGGTCCGCACCTACCAGGGCTACTTCGCCAAGGTCCGGCACGAGCTGACCGACGAGCAGATCGACAAGCTCGCCACCATCACCCCGTACGCCACCGGCGCCACGATCAAGGACCTGGTGAACGAGGCGCTGATCACCACGATCCGCGACGGGCGCGAGGTCATCACCTGGACCGACGTGCTGCGGGCCAAGCGGCTCAAGCAGCTCGGGCCGCCCGAGGACGTTGAGTACATCGAGCGCGAACGGCACGCGGTCGCCGTCCACGAGGCCTGCCACGCGGTCGTCGCCTACCGCACCCGCTACCACCTCGAGATCGACATCGCCACGATCGAGAAGGGCGCCGACTACCTCGGCATGGTCGCCTCCATCAAGCCCGAGGACCAGTTCACCCGGTGGAAGTCCGAGCACGAGGCCGACATCATGGTCTCGCTCGCCTCGCTCGCGGGGGAGCGGATGTTCTTCGGCGACGACAACTCCTCCGGCGTCTCGGGCGACCTGATGTCGGCGACGTACCTGGTGGGTCTCATGGAGTCGCACTGGGGCATGGGCACGGGCATCGCGTCGCTGCCGGCGCTGCAGGAGCTCGGCATCCACGCGGGCAAGGCGATGCGCGGACAGCAGGGGCTCGCCCAGGATCCGGCGCCGCGCGAGGGTGCGGTCCCCGAGCACCTCAGCGAGCGCGTCGAGTTCAACCTGGTCAGGCTGCTGGAGCAGACCGAGGAACTGCTGCGTGAGCACCGGCGCGAGGTGCTGTGCCTGGCGCACGCGCTGGAGACGCACAAGACGCTCAACGGCGAGGACGTGGTCGCGGTCCTCGAAGGCCGGCCCGGGCCGCTGGTGGACGGCACGATCTACCGCTCGGCGGAGCTCCTCGAGGAGCTCGAGGAGTACCACCGCGACGCGGCCAGGGCGCACCGCGAGCACAACAGGGTCGAGCGCAACCTGCCTGGGCCCGTGACCGTGGAGGCCGAGGTCGTCCCGGCCGACGTGGTCCACGAGACTGGCTCGTCGCCGGTGGGAGCCGCGCTCGTGCCCGGTGAGGAGTCCCGGCCCGAGTTCGTCCCGTGGGCGCCCGACCCCGCGCTCTCCGCGGCGCCGGCCCCTGCCGTTCTGAACGGCCCGTCCGGCGGTGCCGTCCAGGGCGCGGTCCACGGTGCGGTCCACAGTGCGGGGAACGGCTACGGCGCGGTCCAGGGTGGGGGCACCGGCTTCGGCACGGCGGAACCGCCGCCCGCCCGCCGGTCGCCCGCCACGGTGTGGGTGGTCGCCGGGGCGGTGATCGTGCTGGTGGGCCTCGCGGTGTTCGGCGCGCTGGCGGCGACGGGCGCGGTGGCGGGAGCTCTCTCGCCCGGGCTGCTGCTGGTCCTGTTCATCATCGTGGTCGCGATCGTGGTAGGGATCGGGGTGGCGCTACTCGCGGTGAAGTCGGTGCGCGCCGCTCAGAGACGGGCCGAGCAGGAGCGCGACAGGGCCAACGCGCGGGCGCAGCTGCTGGCCGCGGCGATGGATCCGGAGACGGCGATGCGTCTGCTCGGCTACGACGGCCAACGCGGCCCCGACGACCGACCGTTGGGTTAG
- a CDS encoding PQQ-dependent sugar dehydrogenase, which translates to MRLALPTAVLVTALTACSAAPPAAVTPVQATPSSTPSVTASAMPRASAGAGEGLPAKLRFTQIAQFDKPVAFAVRKGDDAVYIAEQGGRLHAVKGARTTMIVDLSAEVSKGNEQGLLGVAFHPSGKWLYLDWTDAEGTTHVTEWAFDGTTAKQRRDVLTQDQPYANHNGGQLAFGPDGYLYIGLGDGGGGGDPQGNGQKLTTWLGKILRIDPRGEPYVVPEDNPFKDTRGARPEIWAYGLRNPWRFSFDKETGDLWIGDVGQDSWEEVDHEPRGRGGRNYGWNAFEGDRPFDQGVEAEAAVEPVITYQLGEGGSCSVIAGYVYRGTKIPGLRGHFLYGDFCAGWIRAAPVDDPARTVEVGKVEQLSSFGQGNDSELYALSLQGPVYRVDAP; encoded by the coding sequence GTGCGCCTCGCGCTACCCACCGCCGTGCTGGTCACGGCACTGACCGCCTGTTCGGCCGCCCCGCCGGCGGCTGTGACGCCCGTGCAGGCGACCCCCTCGTCCACCCCGAGCGTGACCGCGAGCGCGATGCCGAGGGCTTCGGCCGGCGCGGGCGAGGGCCTGCCGGCGAAGCTGAGGTTCACCCAGATCGCGCAGTTCGACAAGCCCGTCGCCTTCGCCGTGCGCAAGGGGGACGACGCGGTCTACATCGCCGAGCAGGGCGGCAGGCTGCACGCGGTGAAGGGCGCCCGCACGACAATGATCGTCGACCTGTCGGCCGAGGTCAGCAAGGGCAACGAGCAGGGCCTGCTCGGCGTCGCCTTCCACCCGTCGGGCAAGTGGCTCTACCTCGACTGGACCGACGCCGAGGGCACCACGCACGTCACCGAGTGGGCCTTCGACGGCACCACGGCGAAGCAGCGTCGCGACGTGCTCACCCAGGACCAGCCGTACGCCAACCACAACGGCGGGCAGCTGGCCTTCGGTCCCGACGGCTATCTCTACATCGGGCTCGGCGACGGCGGGGGCGGCGGCGACCCCCAGGGCAACGGCCAGAAGCTCACCACGTGGCTGGGCAAGATCCTGCGCATCGATCCACGCGGCGAGCCCTACGTCGTCCCCGAGGACAACCCGTTCAAGGACACCCGCGGCGCGAGGCCCGAGATCTGGGCGTACGGCCTGCGCAACCCCTGGCGCTTCAGCTTCGACAAGGAGACGGGCGACCTCTGGATCGGCGACGTGGGCCAGGACTCCTGGGAGGAGGTCGACCACGAGCCCAGGGGACGCGGCGGCCGCAACTACGGATGGAACGCCTTCGAGGGCGACCGGCCCTTCGACCAGGGGGTCGAGGCGGAGGCGGCCGTCGAGCCCGTCATCACCTACCAGCTGGGCGAAGGCGGCAGCTGCTCGGTGATCGCCGGGTACGTCTACCGGGGCACCAAGATCCCTGGCCTGCGCGGGCACTTCCTCTACGGCGACTTCTGCGCGGGCTGGATCAGGGCGGCGCCCGTCGACGACCCCGCCAGGACCGTCGAGGTGGGCAAGGTCGAGCAGCTGTCGTCCTTCGGCCAGGGCAACGACAGCGAGCTCTACGCGCTCAGCCTCCAGGGGCCCGTCTACCGGGTGGACGCCCCGTGA